In one Melospiza melodia melodia isolate bMelMel2 chromosome 5, bMelMel2.pri, whole genome shotgun sequence genomic region, the following are encoded:
- the AP5S1 gene encoding AP-5 complex subunit sigma-1: protein MVRAFVLLAPGGAAPCRVLYARTFGTPPGAGPGGPRQRLRRKEQLLVVARQVASQCQLLQASLGRPSSPQLPQLPDEPMSLQDAPGGVFQMPPGDPFPERVTVVWLSVLALAFALVCDPQENLSLAEITLRRLAPRLLLSLRLLGPGADVLLRPDAADGLLDRLLPHGQMLFLNERFLQAMDRELGLKVSR from the exons ATGGTGCGGGCGTTCGTGCTGCTGGCGCCGGGCGGGGCCGCCCCCTGCCGCGTGCTGTACGCGCGCACCTTCGGGACCCCCCCCGGCGCCGGCCCCGGGGGGCCCCGGCAGCGCCTCCGCCgcaaggagcagctgctggtcGTGGCCAG acaAGTGGCGTCCCAGTGCCAACTGCTTCAGGCGTCCTTGGGGCGCCCGTCCTCCCCACAGCTTCCCCAGCTACCCGATGAGCCGATGTCCCTTCAAGATGCTCCAGGGGGTGTTTTCCAGATGCCCCCCGGAGACCCATTCCCTGAGCGGGTGACAGTAGTCTGGTTATCGGTGCTGGCCCTCGCCTTCGCCTTGGTTTGTGATCCCCAGGAGAATCTGTCCTTGGCTGAGATCACCCTGCGGCGCCTGGCTCCCcgcctgctgctctccctgcgcCTGCTCGGCCCCGGCGCTGACGTCCTGCTCCGTCCTGATGCCGCCGATGGCCTCCTGGACCGTCTCCTGCCCCACGGGCAGATGCTTTTCCTCAATGAACGTTTCCTTCAGGCAATGGACCGAGAGCTGGGGCTCAAAGTGTCCCGCTGA